A stretch of the Nicotiana tabacum cultivar K326 chromosome 6, ASM71507v2, whole genome shotgun sequence genome encodes the following:
- the LOC142182125 gene encoding uncharacterized protein LOC142182125, with protein MVLQQQYREKSFKKYSELISLLLVAERNNDLLMRNHENRLIGSTPLPEVDEVYSHYAKRGKGRDSIRGHGRGRDRRQGRNFPGVNHPPKKNNHQKWKGKDEKPKTNGSETECYRCGGKHHWANICRVPRHLVELYQASLKNKGPEANFVSDNNFDITHLDVADFFERPDRKIDHLIGDGSVVKDD; from the coding sequence atggtcttgCAACAACAATACAGAGAGAAAAGTTTCAAGAAGTACtctgagttgatttctcttctccttgtggctGAGCGAAATAACGACTTGCTCATGAGAAATCACGAAAATCGACTCATtgggtctacaccattgcctGAAGTGGATGAGGTGTATTCTCATTATGCTAAGCGTGGAAAAGGCCGTGACTCTAttcgtggtcatggtcgtggtcgtGATCGTAGACAAGGAAGAAATTTTCCTGGTGTTAATCACCCCCCAAAGAAAAATAATCACCAAAAGTGGAAAGGAAAAGATGAGAAGCCAAAGACAAATGGTTCAGAAACTGAATGTTATCGTTGCGGTGGAAAACATCATTGGGCAAATATTTGTCGTGTACCAAgacatttggttgagctttatcaagcatctctaaaAAACAAAGGCCCTGAAGCCAATTTTGTCTCTGACAATAATTTTGATATCACCCACTTGGATGTGGCAGACTTCTTTGAGCGCCCTGATAGAAAAATAGACCACTTGATCGGTGATGGATCCGTGGTTAAAGATGATTGA